The proteins below are encoded in one region of Dehalobacter sp.:
- a CDS encoding dehalogenase, producing the protein MSTFLIFIAGVLFLGGIIFIKPRAKRELMWKTVLNWSLFVLWYAITWIGISFVYINASVGHVKATSTAIFLFLGISVVLAVVLARLLGFIGVKKASNAVQA; encoded by the coding sequence ATGAGCACATTTTTAATTTTTATTGCCGGTGTGTTATTTTTAGGCGGAATTATTTTCATTAAACCCCGTGCCAAGCGTGAATTAATGTGGAAAACGGTCCTTAACTGGAGCTTATTTGTACTATGGTATGCCATTACTTGGATTGGTATTTCCTTTGTTTACATTAATGCCAGCGTTGGCCACGTCAAAGCAACAAGTACGGCAATATTCTTATTCTTGGGAATTTCTGTGGTACTTGCGGTTGTTTTGGCTCGTCTGTTAGGTTTTATTGGCGTAAAAAAAGCAAGCAATGCTGTACAAGCTTAG